Within Pseudomonadota bacterium, the genomic segment GCACCATACGCTGGACACCAGCCGATAATGCCACGTGGCTGTGATCAAAGCCTTTGTGCACGCGGTAAGAGATGGCGCGGTCGTTATAGAGAGAGGCAAACACCTCTTTAACGGCGTGTAGAACGTTTTCCAGGCCATGGATGTTGAGGAACGTCTCCTGCTGACCGGCGAAAGACGCGTCGGGCAAATCTTCCGCGGTAGCCGAGGACCGCACCGCCAGCGCGAAGTCGCCGCCGGCCTCATCTGCCATCTTCTGGTAAGACTGGCTAACGGCTTGCTCGAGCGTCGCTGGGAAAGACGCATCCATGATCCATTGGCGGATCTTGGCACCGGTTTGCGCCAGCGCTTCGACATCGTCCACATCGAGACTGGACAAGGCTTCATTGATTTTCTTGTCAAGTCCGTCTTGTTGTAGGAATTCTCGGTAGGCATGAGCGGTGGTTGCGAAACCATCGGGGACGTGGACACCGGCTGCACTCAGATTGCTGATCATCTCTCCAAGAGATGCGTTCTTTCCACCGACGCGTTCAACATCGCCCATGCCCAACGCTTTGAACCAAACTAAATAGTTGTCCACTGATCACTCTCCACGCTGGCTTGAGTCTGTTCGACAAAATGGGAATATTTTAGACCGAAGCGATTTAATTTTTCGGCAGGAATTGAGCATCGACTGAATCACAGAAAACAGACGAATCACCGACATCGCCCGGGCGACAAAACGCGGACTTTGCCATAAGATTGACAACCATGCGGTTGCCGCGTAACCGTGAACACGTGTCATACGTCTTCAAATTCAGTCTGCCCCCTAGATGCAAGAACCTTAGCATATGGAAACGAAACGTACCGTCTTTTACTTGTCAGACCGAACCGGAATCACCGCCGAGACCTTAGGTAATAGTCTATTAACCCAGTTTGATGGTGTCGAGTTTAAATATATCAGCATTCCGTTTATCAAGACCGCCGAAAAGGCGATGCGGACGGTGGAAATCATCAATCGCGCAAATGCGGAAGACGGCATTCGCCCTTTGTTGTTTTGCACGTTGGTGGATGATGAGATCACCAGCATACTGGCGCAAAGCGAAGGGGTGTTGTTGGATCTGTTTGGTACATTCATCGGGCCACTCGAGGTAGAGCTTGGACGTAAGTCCTCGCACAGCGCGGGTCGCGCTCACGGAATCGCCAATACCCGTAACTACTATGCCCGTATCGAAGCGATGAACTTCGCTATCGATAGCGACGACGGAAACTCACCCGACGACTGGCGACAGGCCGATTTGATTTTAGTCGGTGTTTCCCGCAGCGGGAAAACGCCGACGTGCTTGTATCTGGCGCTGCAATATGGAATCCGGGCCGCCAATTATCCGCTGGTGGAATGTGACCTGAAAGGATTGATTCTTCCCGAATCTTTACGTCCCTTTCGGAACAAACTCTATGGCCTGAGCATCGACCCTGAACGATTGGAGCAAATACGCGCCGAGCGGCGCCCCAACAGCCGCTATTCCAGCAAAGAACAGTGCGCCTGGGAGCTCCGAACGGCACAACGGCTGTTCGACGCCGAAGCGATTCCCTGGCTCAATACCACGTCAAAATCAATTGAGGAAATCGCAACGACCATCCTGCATGAAACCGGTGTGCCACGCCGTTTCTTTTGATCGGCGAACAATCCACCCGGTGAGCGATATCAATCCGGGAGTCTAAACCGTGGCCGGTCTCGAGTGCGTTGCCGACGCGGCACCGGACATCAATGCGGCCAGCCCGGCAATAGCCGTGCCCGCTTCGTAGATGAACGCAAGAACAATATAGGCGCCGCCCAGCCCGTGCATGGAGATGCCGACACCTCGGGCCAGCGCCAAGCCGCCGGCCATCGCAACAGCGGTCCAGAGGCCATATCGAACCATCCCCGGAAACACACAGCACACCAATAGTAAAATCCCAAAAGCCGCCTGGAAGCCACCGTACATGGCCTGAAGTTCAATCACGGCACTTGTTGAGGGGGTCTCCAATCCGGACAACCCCGCAGCGAGAGCCGGGTCGAACACGCAATACAAACCGTACAGGCCGAAAATCAGACCGGTGACTAACAACACACCCCGACCAAAATCGATATAACGCCCCATATTTCCTAACCTCCTGCGGGTTCCCATGCAGAGTGAATGCCTGCCGGATTCTGTCGACCGACCCAGGACACCCGGTTAAATCTAGCAGTTCATGGGCAAGATAGAATACCTCGCCGATCCTCGGTAAGCTTTCGCGAACTGGTGGGCGAACCCGACCGCCCTCGAACGAGAAAATAGACCCTGGATGACTCACGAGCGGGAATCATTCAGGGCTTGCCGCGGACACGCTATGGTATATTTCGCGCAATGGTTATGTTCACCACAGCCTCTCGGAACGATCTCTGTGCAACGCCCAATCTAAAAGGATTGATGGCGCTGTACGAAAGTAACTATGCGCGAACCTACAAGCTGTTCCCGGGACGAGAGGATGATCGATCCGGGGCGGTTTCTATCATCGCCAACGACTTACCGTTGCATCTCACCATCTTGGAACGTTGCCGGTACACCACAACCTATCGCCTGACATACTATTTCTCGCAAGGATCAAAACACTTGCCCGATCCTGATCTTGAGATTCGCGTGTATCATGATGCGCGCCAGGCGGAGGCGCTCAGTTGCGGACGAAATCAACATTGTCCGATGCTTCTAGCGTTCAAAACTGACCAGGGGTCTGATTTGCAGCGGAAGTGGCAGTTAAATCTGTTGCTCAACAAGTGGTTAAGGTACTGTTTGGATAGAGGTCATCGTTTTCCGCTCAAACCATTCGCCCCATTTCAACCAAGAACCACAGGGTAAGTCAGAAACTAAATTATTTTGCTTGGCGTATGCCGATCGCGCCGCCGCACATGAATCGATTTCCGGGGTCTGTACACCAGAGTCGAAATTTCTTGGCGGGGAAGGGAACCTCCGCAGGAGGCGTATTGTTGATAGTGGGAGAAGGAACAAATGGCCAAGCGAGTCATCAATGGCTTGGATGATCTAAAAGCATTGCTCGGTCAAGAAGTGGGCGTCAGCGACTGGGTAGACGTCACACAAAAGCGTATTAATCTGTTCGCCGAGGCGACTGAAGACCACCAGTGGATTCATACTGACCCCCAGCGGGCCGCTGAAGAATCGCCTTACGGTGGCACCATCGCGCATGGTTACCTGACAATCTCTTTGACGCCCGCTTTAATCGACCAAATCGTCGAAATTCGGGGCGCCAAAATGGGCGTAAACTACGGGCTCAACAAACTCCGGTTCAGCGCCCCGGTACCCGCAGGGAGTCGCATTCGCGTCAGAGTCAAACTCGTTGGCGTACGAGAAATTGCGGGCGCCATTCGCACCGTAACCCAGTTGACCGTAGAACGTGAGGGGGCATCGAAACCGTGTTGCACCGCCGAAACCCTCAGTCTCTACTATTTCTAGTACGCTATACCGTGGATATTAAGCGGGCATGAAACCCGCTCCCGCGCCATCCGCTTTTTGTTGGCAGGATCCATTCCGGCTTCACGATCAACTGACGTCCGAGGAACGCGGTGTTTGGTCTTCGGTCACCAAATGGGCTGAACAGACCTTATCGCCGCGGATTACCGACGATTTCCGTCATGAGCGTTTCGAGCGAAACCTGGTTCGTGAAATGGGGCAAGTGGGGCTGCTCGGCGCCACGATTCATGGCCACGGCTGCGCCGGCTTGGGGTCGGTGGCTTACGGTCTCATCGCCCGCGCTTTAGAGACCGTCGATTCGGGATATCGTTCCCTCATGAGCGTCCAGTCGAGTCTGGTCATGTACCCCATTGACCGGTACGGCAGCGATTCTCAGAAATCACATTATTTACCTCCCTTGGCCAGGGGGCAGATCATCGGTTGTTTCGGGCTGACCGAACCCGATCACGGTTCGGATCCCACAGCGATGAAAACGCGGGCCGTTCCGGTTTCAGGGGGTTACCACCTCACGGGCAGCAAAAACTGGATCACCAACGCACCGGTCGCGGATCTCTTATTGATCTGGGCGCGCGATGACAAGGGGGTGGTTCGAGGTTTTCTCGTCGAGCGGGATTCGCCGGGTCTTAGAACCGCCGCAATCACCGGAAAAATGGCGCTGCGTTCATCCACCACCGGCCAGATATTCCTTGATAATCTGTTCGTACCCCACGAGCAGGTACTTCCCCACGCTCAAGGATTCGGTGCGCCTTTCTCTTGCTTGAACAAGGCACGCTACGGCATCGCTTGGGGCGCCATGGGTGCCGCTGAGTCCTGCTGGTTGGCGGCGCGTGATTACACCCTGGAGCGCCATCAGTTCGGTGAGCCGCTCGCGGCCAAGCAATTGATTCAGAAAAAACTGGCCGACATGCAAACGGAGATTGCATTGGGTCTGCAGGCGGCTTTGCGGGTCGGTCGGTTGATGGATGACGATGGCGCAGCGCCGGAAATGATTTCACTGATCAAACGCAACGCCTGTGCCAAGGCCCTTAACATCGCCCGCGACGCGCGCGACATGCATGGAGGCAATGGGATCTCGGACGAGTACCATGTCATTCGCCACATGCTCAACCTTGAGGCCGTGAACACCTACGAAGGCACATCGGACATTCATGCGCTGATCCTGGGCCGATCCCAGACGGGATATAACGCTTTTGGATAAGATGAACGCGTATCGGGTGAGTGAAACGTGACTGGAGGAAACCGTCAGTGAAACAGCCTTTGGAAGGTCTGACCTTTGCGTTGCCCGAAACGCGACAACTCGACGTACTCACTGGACTCATCGAACGCCGAGGCGGGAATGTGCGGCGTTGCCCCCTGGTAGCCATTTTGGATACGCCCGATAGCGCTGGCGTGGAGCGGTGGCTGAGGGAATTCGTGGAGCAACCGCCGCAAGAACTCATTTTGCTCACCGGTGAAGGTTTAAGACGCTTAGTCGGGTTTGCCGAAAGAGCGAATATTGCCAACGCTTTTTTGACGGCCCTCGGACAAACCCGTACGGTCACTCGTGGACCCAAACCAGCGCGTGCCTTGAAAGAATTGGGTTTATCACCCAGCGTCGCGGCCATTACACCGACCACCGAAGGCGTCATTGAAACGCTGCGACAAGAAACGCTCGAAAACCACGAAGTGGGCGTGCAACTGTACGGCGAAGATCCCAATACGCGGCTGATCTCGTTTTTGCAAGGTGCTGGTGCGAAACCCCGACCCGTTGCACCGTACGTGTATGCGCCAGCCAGCGACGAGCAAAAAGTAGTTGACCTCATCCGCGAGCTGAGCGCCGGCGGTATCGATATGATTCTTTTTACCAGCCAACCGCAATATCGGCGACTTTGCAAAGTCGCGGAGAACGTCGGTCTGTCGAGCGAACTGGCAACCGGCCTTCGTCAGACGAAGGTGGCTGCCGTGGGTCCGGTGATGGCGAATTGTCTCGAGTCGGCCGGCGTTCGAGTCGATACGATGCCGCCAGAATCATTTTTCATGAAGCCCATGGTGGCCGAAATCGAGCGATGGTTGGGCGGGCGCGGAAACAAAAATTCAACCTGATTTTTATCGAGGGCCGGTGCTGAATGGAGTTCTGGTACAGCCTATTTGCGCTTTTCATCACCGTGCTGGCGGTGCTGCTGTCGGCCCATATTGTGCTAGTCAAACGAGAACCTCGTGCCGCTTTACTGTGGGTTACGGTACTTTGGCTCGTGCCTTTTTTAGGTGCCATACTGTATTTGTTGTTCGGGGTTAACCGCATACGACGTCGCGCTTATGCCCTGAACAGACCACGCTTGCAACACTTGGCCGGCACAGTAGATACCGATCCCAGGGAGCTCAGGCTCGCCTTGGGACGTGGTTATGAACATTTGCTCGCACTGCGGAATCTGGGCGACCGAGTCACAAATAGCCCGCTACTTCCCGGTAACGCCATTACCTTATTGGTCGACGGTGATGAAGCGTTTCCAGAAATGCTCAAAGCAATCTCTCAGGCGACGAAGAATATCACCCTCTCAACCTATATCTTCGGCAACGACCGCATCGGCCAGGGTTTCGTCAAAGCCTTGGTTGCCGCGATGAACCGGGGCGTAGAAGTCCGGGTGCTGATCGACGCTGCAGGGGAGCGATACAGCTGGCCCTCCATCGTCGGGGTACTACAGAAGGCCGGTATTCCCGTTGCTCGCTTCTTACCTCACAAACCCAACCGCCTAGTGGGACTGAACCTCAGAAATCACCGTAAACTCTTAGTTGTGGACGGTCGTATCGGTTTCACTGGCGGCATGAACATCCGCGTGCATCACCTCCAAAACGCCGGCCGGCGAAGCACGCGGGATCTGCACTTCCGGCTCGAGGGACCCATCGTCGGTCAATTGCAGGAAGTCTTCGTCCAAGATTGGGCGTTCTCAGACGGTGAAATATTAAAGGGTGAAGATTGGTTCCCCGAACTGCGTCCGATTGGGCGAATATTCGCTCGTGGCGTGCCCGACGGCCCAGACGAAGACCTGGAAAAACTGGTGTGGACGCTACACGGTGCACTGAGTCTGGCCAAACGCCGGGTCCGCATCATGACGCCGTACTTTTTGCCGGACCGGGCGCTGGTTACCGCACTTAACTTAGCGGCTTTGCGCGGTGTCAAGGTTGATATCGTCCTACCGAGCAAAAACAATTTGCCATATGTTCAGTGGGCAATGATGGGGCAAATATGGCAAGTGCTCCAGCATGGCTGCCGCGTTTGGCTGACGCCCAAACCGTTCGATCACACCAAGCTGATGGTGGTCGACGAGGCCTGGGGATTTGTGGGATCCGCCAACTGGGACCCCCGAAGCCTGCGGTTGAATTTTGAGTATAACGTGGAGTTCTACGACCGCGAGTTGGCTCACCAACTGGACTCACTGGTGGTCGAGCGAATCGCCACGGCCACGCCGTGCACGCTGGAGACGGTCGATAACCGCGCGCTGCCGGTCAAGCTGCGCGACGGCATAGCTCGCTTGGCGACACCCATACTTTAGAACCCAATAGAATGAGAATGTACCAACACGGCCCCAAAACTCGATGGTCTTCATCGTCGTGGGGTACATCACGTAGACCCGGGAGGATTGACGCATGAGAGTGGTTGAAATCGGCAATGCCTTCGGTCTGGAGAATCTTAATCTTGGCGAGCGTGAACCGGCCGATCCCGGCCCGGGCGAGGTGACGGTTCGCATCCATGCTGCCTCATTGAATTATCGGGATTTGATGATGGTTCGGGGCCTTTATAACCCCCGACAAAAATTGCCGCTGATCCCATGCTCCGACGGCGCAGGCGAAGTGGTCGCGGTAGGCGACGGCGTCAGCCGTTTCCGTAAGGGCGATCGGGTCGCGGGCATATTCGCCCAGAAATGGCTTGCCGGTCCGGGCGATAGTAAAGTCGCCCGTTTCACCCTGGGGGGACCGCTGGACGGCACCCTTGCTGAACAGATGAACTTTCACGAAGATGGCTTGGTGTCCATACCGGACCATCTGACTTTTGATCAAGCCGCGACTCTGCCCTGCGCGGCGGTCACCGCGTGGCATGCGCTCGTGGCCCATGGTCAGATCAAGGCGGGGGACAGCGTGTTGGTGCTCGGGACGGGGGGGGTGTCACTGTTCGCGTTGCAACTGGCACAAGCCAGTGGGGCGCGCGTGGTGGTCACATCCAGTCAAGACGACAAGCTCGAGCGGGCCCGGCGTTTGGGTGCCTGGCAAACCATCAATTATCGAACGACGCCTGATTGGCCCAAACAGGTCTACGAGCTGACCAACGGCGAGGGGGTGGATCACGTGGTGGAAGTCGGCGGTGCAGGGACCTTATCGAAATCCGTCGATGCTGCCGGTATTGGCGGACGGGTAAGCGTGATCGGCGTACTGTCGGGCACCGCGGCCGAGATCGATGTCAGACGATTGCTGATGAGAGGAATCCAGCTCCGCGGCGTATTCGTCGGCAGCCGTTCCATGTTTGAGGACATGAACCGCGCCATCAGCCAGCACCGTATCGAGCCGGTGGTGGACAACGTGTTCCCGTTAGAAGACACCCGCGAGGCATTTGAGCATATGGCTCAAGGGCGTCACTTCGGGAAAATCGTTATTCGGGTTTCTTGACCAAACATGGCCGAATTGAACGCTGCCTTGGCCAAGCTTCGTAAAACCGTCGGGCCGAAAGGCTGGCTCGATTCGCCCGACGCCATGCGACCTTACCTGGAAGAGCGCAGGGGACTGTTCGAGAGTCAGGCGGCTGCAGTGGTCTGTCCCGCCAATACCGATGAAGTCGCGGCCGTGGTGAAAATTTGTCACCAATCGGGGATCGGCATCGTCCCGCAAGGCGGTAACACAGGTCTTTGCGGCGGCGCGGTTGCGGCCGATCGGCAGATATTGCTCAACCTCCGGCGGATGGACCGGATTCGCGCCGTCGATACCGCCAACGACACCATCACGGTAGAGGCCGGCTGTTTGTTGGCTGAGGTACAAAGGGCCGCCGAACAAGCGAACCGGCTGTTTCCATTGAGCATCGCCGCGGAAGGAAGCTGTCAGATCGGCGGCAACCTAGCCACCAATGCGGGCGGGCACAACGTGCTGCGCTACGGCAATATGCGAGATTTAACACTCGGAGTGGAAGTTGTTCTACCCGATGGTCGGATTTGGAACGGACTGAGTGCTCTCCGCAAGGACAACACCGGTTATGATCTGCGCCATCTTTTTATCGGCTCGGAGGGCACCCTTGGCGTCATCACTGCCGCCGTTCTGAAGTTGTTTCCGGCATTGCGTCAGCGTGTGACAGCGTTCGCTGCGGTCTCCGCTCCCGCAACCGCGATGCGACTACTCGAGACGCTCCAACGCGCCACAGGTCAATCCGTGACCAGTTTTGAACTGATATGCCGACGCGCCTTGGACTTCGTGTTTTCGACCATCCCGCAAACGAGAGATCCGCTGGATACGCCCAGCAGCTGGTATCTGCTGATCGAAGTGGGTACCTCCGGCGATGACAGTGGTTTAGAAGCCATTGTGGAAAATATACTCGCCGATGCCCTGGAAGCCGGTGATTTGGCCGATGCGGTGCTGGCCACCAGTGATTCGCAACGGGCCGACTTCTGGCGGCTACGCGATTCGATACCGGAAGCTCAGCGAAAGGTCGGCGCCAGCATCAAGCACGACGTTTCCGTGCCGCTGTCCCAAGTCCCCACGTTTCTCGAGCGCGCCACGGCGGCTGTGACTGCCGTCGATTCCCGCGTTCGGGTTTGTCCGTTCGGTCACGTCGGTGATGGCAATATCCACTTCAATTTGAGCCAACCGGTGGACATGGACGGCCAAGCGTTCATCCAAGCCTGGGCCGACTACAATCGGATCGTGCATGACATCGTGCATGAACTCGGGGGGAGTGTGTCCGCTGAACACGGAATCGGACAGCTCAAAATCGCGGAGATGGCTCGCTATAAAGACCCTGTTGCGCTGGCGCTGATGCACGCGATCAAGCGAGCATTGGATCCCGATCGAATCATGAATCCGGGGAAAATTCTGCCGGATTGACCCGCCTCATACCTGACTCGACCCATGTTGCGATACATCAGGGGACGACGCCACCAGCGCGTGTACGGCCTGGTCGGTGCTGAGAAAAACCTGACCTGGCCTCAGCCGCGCATAAAAATCGATTCGTTCCAGCCGGTCCATCA encodes:
- a CDS encoding pyruvate, water dikinase regulatory protein, with protein sequence METKRTVFYLSDRTGITAETLGNSLLTQFDGVEFKYISIPFIKTAEKAMRTVEIINRANAEDGIRPLLFCTLVDDEITSILAQSEGVLLDLFGTFIGPLEVELGRKSSHSAGRAHGIANTRNYYARIEAMNFAIDSDDGNSPDDWRQADLILVGVSRSGKTPTCLYLALQYGIRAANYPLVECDLKGLILPESLRPFRNKLYGLSIDPERLEQIRAERRPNSRYSSKEQCAWELRTAQRLFDAEAIPWLNTTSKSIEEIATTILHETGVPRRFF
- a CDS encoding DUF4345 family protein, with product MGRYIDFGRGVLLVTGLIFGLYGLYCVFDPALAAGLSGLETPSTSAVIELQAMYGGFQAAFGILLLVCCVFPGMVRYGLWTAVAMAGGLALARGVGISMHGLGGAYIVLAFIYEAGTAIAGLAALMSGAASATHSRPATV
- a CDS encoding MaoC family dehydratase, with the translated sequence MAKRVINGLDDLKALLGQEVGVSDWVDVTQKRINLFAEATEDHQWIHTDPQRAAEESPYGGTIAHGYLTISLTPALIDQIVEIRGAKMGVNYGLNKLRFSAPVPAGSRIRVRVKLVGVREIAGAIRTVTQLTVEREGASKPCCTAETLSLYYF
- a CDS encoding acyl-CoA dehydrogenase, whose amino-acid sequence is MKPAPAPSAFCWQDPFRLHDQLTSEERGVWSSVTKWAEQTLSPRITDDFRHERFERNLVREMGQVGLLGATIHGHGCAGLGSVAYGLIARALETVDSGYRSLMSVQSSLVMYPIDRYGSDSQKSHYLPPLARGQIIGCFGLTEPDHGSDPTAMKTRAVPVSGGYHLTGSKNWITNAPVADLLLIWARDDKGVVRGFLVERDSPGLRTAAITGKMALRSSTTGQIFLDNLFVPHEQVLPHAQGFGAPFSCLNKARYGIAWGAMGAAESCWLAARDYTLERHQFGEPLAAKQLIQKKLADMQTEIALGLQAALRVGRLMDDDGAAPEMISLIKRNACAKALNIARDARDMHGGNGISDEYHVIRHMLNLEAVNTYEGTSDIHALILGRSQTGYNAFG
- a CDS encoding uroporphyrinogen-III synthase codes for the protein MKQPLEGLTFALPETRQLDVLTGLIERRGGNVRRCPLVAILDTPDSAGVERWLREFVEQPPQELILLTGEGLRRLVGFAERANIANAFLTALGQTRTVTRGPKPARALKELGLSPSVAAITPTTEGVIETLRQETLENHEVGVQLYGEDPNTRLISFLQGAGAKPRPVAPYVYAPASDEQKVVDLIRELSAGGIDMILFTSQPQYRRLCKVAENVGLSSELATGLRQTKVAAVGPVMANCLESAGVRVDTMPPESFFMKPMVAEIERWLGGRGNKNST
- the cls gene encoding cardiolipin synthase; the encoded protein is MEFWYSLFALFITVLAVLLSAHIVLVKREPRAALLWVTVLWLVPFLGAILYLLFGVNRIRRRAYALNRPRLQHLAGTVDTDPRELRLALGRGYEHLLALRNLGDRVTNSPLLPGNAITLLVDGDEAFPEMLKAISQATKNITLSTYIFGNDRIGQGFVKALVAAMNRGVEVRVLIDAAGERYSWPSIVGVLQKAGIPVARFLPHKPNRLVGLNLRNHRKLLVVDGRIGFTGGMNIRVHHLQNAGRRSTRDLHFRLEGPIVGQLQEVFVQDWAFSDGEILKGEDWFPELRPIGRIFARGVPDGPDEDLEKLVWTLHGALSLAKRRVRIMTPYFLPDRALVTALNLAALRGVKVDIVLPSKNNLPYVQWAMMGQIWQVLQHGCRVWLTPKPFDHTKLMVVDEAWGFVGSANWDPRSLRLNFEYNVEFYDRELAHQLDSLVVERIATATPCTLETVDNRALPVKLRDGIARLATPIL
- a CDS encoding NAD(P)-dependent alcohol dehydrogenase produces the protein MRVVEIGNAFGLENLNLGEREPADPGPGEVTVRIHAASLNYRDLMMVRGLYNPRQKLPLIPCSDGAGEVVAVGDGVSRFRKGDRVAGIFAQKWLAGPGDSKVARFTLGGPLDGTLAEQMNFHEDGLVSIPDHLTFDQAATLPCAAVTAWHALVAHGQIKAGDSVLVLGTGGVSLFALQLAQASGARVVVTSSQDDKLERARRLGAWQTINYRTTPDWPKQVYELTNGEGVDHVVEVGGAGTLSKSVDAAGIGGRVSVIGVLSGTAAEIDVRRLLMRGIQLRGVFVGSRSMFEDMNRAISQHRIEPVVDNVFPLEDTREAFEHMAQGRHFGKIVIRVS
- a CDS encoding FAD-binding oxidoreductase; the encoded protein is MAELNAALAKLRKTVGPKGWLDSPDAMRPYLEERRGLFESQAAAVVCPANTDEVAAVVKICHQSGIGIVPQGGNTGLCGGAVAADRQILLNLRRMDRIRAVDTANDTITVEAGCLLAEVQRAAEQANRLFPLSIAAEGSCQIGGNLATNAGGHNVLRYGNMRDLTLGVEVVLPDGRIWNGLSALRKDNTGYDLRHLFIGSEGTLGVITAAVLKLFPALRQRVTAFAAVSAPATAMRLLETLQRATGQSVTSFELICRRALDFVFSTIPQTRDPLDTPSSWYLLIEVGTSGDDSGLEAIVENILADALEAGDLADAVLATSDSQRADFWRLRDSIPEAQRKVGASIKHDVSVPLSQVPTFLERATAAVTAVDSRVRVCPFGHVGDGNIHFNLSQPVDMDGQAFIQAWADYNRIVHDIVHELGGSVSAEHGIGQLKIAEMARYKDPVALALMHAIKRALDPDRIMNPGKILPD